In Excalfactoria chinensis isolate bCotChi1 chromosome 5, bCotChi1.hap2, whole genome shotgun sequence, a single genomic region encodes these proteins:
- the STXBP6 gene encoding syntaxin-binding protein 6 isoform X2 has translation MLEQLRQVNGIDPNQDSPEFDLLFENAFDQWVASTASEKCTFFQVLHHTCQRYLTDKKPEFINCQSKIMGGNSILHSAADSVTSAVQKASQALNERGERLGRTEEKTEELKNSAQQFAETAHKLAMKHKC, from the exons ATGCTTGAGCAGCTTCGCCAGGTCAACGGTATTGATCCTAATCAG GATTCCCCAGAATTTGATTTActatttgaaaatgcttttgacCAATGGGTAGCAAGCACAGCTTCAGAAAAATGCACATTCTTTCAGGTTCTTCATCACACATGTCAGCGATATCTTACAGACAAGAAACCAGAATTTATCAACTGCCAATCTAAAATTATGGGAG GAAACAGCATACTCCATTCAGCTGCAGACAGCGTGACAAGTGCAGTACAGAAGGCAAGTCAGGCTTTGAATGAGCGTGGTGAGAGACTAGGACgaacagaagaaaagacagaggaaCTGAAAAATAGTGCTCAGCAGTTTGCAGAAACTGCACACAAG cttgCAATGAAGCACAAGTGCTGA